The proteins below are encoded in one region of Apium graveolens cultivar Ventura chromosome 4, ASM990537v1, whole genome shotgun sequence:
- the LOC141718594 gene encoding secreted RxLR effector protein 161-like — MQNIPHSSAIGSLMYAQVCTRPDLTFIVGMLSRYLSKPRMDNWIAVKRVMRYLQGTKDYMLVYRRSENLEVIGYSDSDLGGCIDIKSTSGYVFMLAGGAISWKSANQSLIAQSTMEVEFIACYKETNHAIGLRNFVTGLRVVDGIERPLKVYCDNRSATEFSNNNESSEASKHINIKYLVVIESAKSNSIH; from the coding sequence ATGCAGAACATTCCACATTCTTCGGCTATTGGGAGTCTTATGTATGCTCAAGTTTGTACCCGGCCAGATTTGACGTTCATTGTGGGTATGTTAAGCAGATACTTGAGTAAACCCAGAATGGATAATTGGATTGCAGTCAAAAGGGTTATGAGGTACTTGCAAGGAACAAAAGATTATATGCTTGTTTATCGGAGATCGGAAAATTTGGAGGTCATTGGGTATTCCGACTCTGATCTTGGTGGTTGTATCGATATAAAATCTACTTCTGGTTATGTTTTCATGTTAGCTGGGGGAGCTATATCTTGGAAAAGTGCTAATCAGTCACTCATAGCTCAATCTACCATGGAAGTAGAATTTATAGCTTGTTATAAGGAAACCAATCATGCTATAGGGTTGCGGAATTTTGTCACAGGATTGCGGGTTGTAGATGGAATTGAAAGGCCATTGAAAGTATACTGTGATAATCGTTCTGCAACTGAGTTTTCGAACAATAATGAAAGCTCTGAAGCTTCAAAACATATAAATATTAAGTATCTAGTTGTTATAGAGAGTGCAAAATCAAATAGTATCCATTGA